The following are encoded together in the Kribbella sp. CA-293567 genome:
- a CDS encoding polysaccharide lyase 8 family protein, with product MLKRRTLLAVGTATVAAMHLPAASAAAASPADFAALRAKWAADLTGGSALDPADPDYAAALARLDAGVATSLTKLDRSPTRKAVFTDYPLTADPSIANTYVRLEQMATAWATPGSAYRSDPALLADLRAALESMYQLIYKPGTAEFGNWWSWEIGATRPLANTLVLLYAELAPAARERYCAAIDHFVPDPYWMFPPARRAVSTGANRVDLCQAIIVRALVTDDEAKLTHARDGLSDTWQYVTTGDGFYRDGSFVQHTWVAYTGTYGHVLLGGIAKLLALLTNSPWQVTDPKRQILFDSVAKAYLPVVHDARMMDFVRGRAVSRHNASDHNDGYTAAEAILRLAQGVDTALAAQWRSAVAGWLQRDTFGDMLSGATIPRVTLVKSLRGVTPAPERDGHTLFASMDRAVHRRSGWAYSISMASRRIAYYESGNGENEQGYHSGSGMTYLYDKDNGQYADAFWPTVDRTRLPGITVDKLPLPPKAGGEWGVARPPTATWVGGSTLDGYAAVGQDLEGPVSPMRARKSWFCLDEYVVALGAGITGSSGYPVETVIENRNLHSDGANALTVDGIRRVPALGDSATVAGARWAHLTGVGGYVFLGGSDLQLRREVRTGSWRDINTGGPATAISRRYLTMWMDHGIDPSGAAYGYLVVPGATVGRTKQLSKTSGLLVLRNTASAQAVLSLPRGLTLANFWKPDRVADLQAETPCSVIRRVRGRELHLAISDPTQLATTVQLTVHLPGLRVASADPSVSSVRTPFSTKLTVDVAGSAGATHHLTLRF from the coding sequence ATGCTGAAACGTCGCACCCTCCTGGCCGTCGGCACCGCTACCGTCGCGGCGATGCATCTCCCAGCCGCCTCCGCAGCCGCCGCGAGCCCCGCCGACTTCGCCGCCCTGCGAGCCAAGTGGGCGGCCGACCTGACCGGTGGCAGCGCTCTGGACCCCGCCGACCCTGACTACGCCGCCGCACTGGCGCGCCTGGACGCCGGCGTCGCGACCTCGTTGACCAAGCTGGACCGCTCACCGACCCGCAAGGCGGTCTTCACCGACTATCCCCTGACGGCCGACCCGTCGATCGCCAACACCTACGTCCGCCTGGAGCAGATGGCGACTGCCTGGGCCACCCCTGGTTCGGCGTACCGGTCGGATCCTGCGCTGCTGGCCGACCTGCGGGCCGCGCTGGAGTCGATGTACCAACTCATCTACAAGCCGGGCACCGCCGAGTTCGGCAACTGGTGGTCGTGGGAGATCGGCGCCACCCGGCCGCTCGCCAACACCCTCGTCCTCCTGTACGCCGAACTGGCGCCCGCCGCTCGCGAGCGGTACTGCGCGGCCATCGACCACTTCGTCCCCGACCCGTACTGGATGTTCCCGCCCGCTCGCAGAGCCGTGTCCACCGGCGCGAACCGGGTCGACCTCTGTCAGGCGATCATCGTGCGCGCGCTGGTCACCGATGACGAGGCGAAGCTGACCCACGCGCGGGACGGTCTCAGCGACACCTGGCAGTACGTGACGACCGGTGACGGCTTCTACCGGGACGGCTCGTTCGTGCAGCACACCTGGGTGGCCTACACCGGCACCTACGGTCACGTCCTGCTGGGAGGCATCGCCAAACTCCTTGCCTTGTTGACGAATTCGCCCTGGCAGGTCACCGACCCGAAGCGGCAGATCCTGTTCGACTCGGTGGCGAAGGCGTACCTGCCGGTCGTGCACGACGCGCGGATGATGGATTTCGTCCGGGGCCGGGCGGTCTCCCGCCACAACGCCTCCGATCACAACGACGGCTACACCGCCGCCGAGGCGATCCTGCGGCTCGCACAAGGAGTCGACACCGCCCTCGCCGCCCAGTGGCGATCCGCGGTGGCGGGCTGGCTGCAGCGCGACACCTTCGGCGACATGTTGTCAGGGGCAACGATTCCGCGAGTGACCCTGGTGAAGTCGCTGCGCGGGGTGACGCCGGCGCCCGAACGTGACGGCCACACGCTGTTCGCGAGCATGGACCGGGCGGTGCATCGCCGTTCCGGCTGGGCCTACTCCATCTCGATGGCCAGCCGCCGGATCGCCTACTACGAGTCGGGCAACGGCGAGAACGAGCAGGGCTACCACAGCGGCTCAGGCATGACGTACCTGTATGACAAGGACAACGGCCAGTACGCCGACGCCTTCTGGCCGACCGTCGACCGCACCCGGCTCCCTGGCATCACAGTGGACAAGCTCCCGCTGCCCCCGAAGGCAGGTGGCGAGTGGGGAGTCGCTCGGCCGCCGACAGCGACCTGGGTCGGGGGCAGCACTCTGGACGGCTACGCGGCGGTCGGCCAGGATTTGGAGGGCCCGGTCTCTCCCATGCGCGCCCGCAAGTCCTGGTTCTGCCTGGACGAGTACGTCGTGGCACTGGGCGCCGGCATTACCGGCAGCAGCGGCTACCCGGTCGAGACGGTGATCGAGAACCGCAACCTGCACAGCGATGGCGCCAATGCGCTGACAGTGGACGGCATCAGACGCGTCCCGGCGCTGGGTGACTCAGCCACCGTCGCCGGTGCCCGGTGGGCGCACCTCACCGGCGTAGGCGGCTATGTCTTCCTCGGCGGCTCGGACCTGCAGCTCCGGCGGGAGGTACGGACCGGCTCCTGGCGTGACATCAACACCGGTGGGCCGGCTACTGCGATCAGCCGCCGCTACCTGACCATGTGGATGGATCACGGCATCGACCCAAGCGGAGCGGCGTACGGGTATCTGGTGGTGCCGGGAGCCACAGTAGGTCGCACCAAGCAGCTCTCGAAGACCTCCGGCCTGCTCGTACTGCGCAACACGGCGTCGGCGCAGGCAGTACTCAGCCTTCCGCGGGGACTCACCCTGGCCAACTTCTGGAAGCCGGACCGGGTAGCGGATCTCCAGGCAGAGACGCCTTGCTCAGTGATCCGCCGGGTCCGCGGGCGCGAGCTGCACCTGGCGATCTCCGACCCGACTCAGCTGGCGACCACTGTTCAGCTGACAGTCCACTTGCCGGGCTTGCGGGTCGCCAGCGCCGACCCCAGCGTCAGCAGCGTGCGCACTCCCTTCAGCACCAAGCTCACCGTCGACGTCGCCGGCTCCGCCGGCGCCACTCACCACCTGACCCTGCGCTTCTAA
- a CDS encoding YciI family protein: MKYLLILQGNAVVLERLTTEQRAAISAGHREFQRIAAEAGELISTAALADPSAGTVIRTRDGKRQISAGPSRQAADFMGGYYLVDVEGRERAVELADLLPDSQIDGLAVEIRPVMCG, encoded by the coding sequence ATGAAGTACTTGCTGATCCTGCAGGGGAACGCCGTAGTGCTGGAGCGGTTGACGACCGAACAGCGCGCGGCGATCAGCGCGGGGCATCGGGAGTTTCAGCGGATCGCGGCAGAGGCGGGCGAGTTGATCAGTACGGCAGCACTGGCTGACCCATCGGCCGGCACGGTGATCCGCACCCGGGACGGCAAGCGCCAGATCTCCGCTGGACCGTCTCGGCAAGCCGCTGACTTCATGGGCGGGTACTACCTGGTCGACGTGGAGGGACGCGAGCGAGCGGTCGAGCTCGCCGATCTGCTGCCTGACAGTCAGATCGACGGGCTCGCGGTCGAGATCCGCCCGGTGATGTGCGGTTAG
- a CDS encoding GntR family transcriptional regulator — protein sequence MSASEAVRGQKARHLAGELRRGISELRWPGGKLPTEQQLAAEQGVSLNTVRRAVDLLVQDGLVYRRQGSGMYIASAETGPLIGVAVPSMTYYYPRIIVGIERELARHGAQLLLRSTEWDSAEERLAIDGLIAAGVAGLILAPDGPAGLAELEDLELPIVLVERGLEDPATLHEFVGSNHAAGARAALKHLRELGHTRIAYLERSSPHTAPQLRAGLGDVPVLSETRDRWTSAGADEFLDRILRDRVTAVLCFADREATLLLNAALARGIGVPGELSVISYDDEVADLSEVPLTAISPAKLEVGRVAVELLRARLADPDSPRRQQSLVPRLVVRESTGPVSR from the coding sequence GTGAGCGCGTCAGAGGCTGTTCGGGGGCAGAAGGCCCGTCATCTCGCCGGAGAGCTGCGCCGGGGGATCTCCGAGTTGCGCTGGCCGGGAGGCAAGCTACCGACCGAGCAGCAGCTGGCAGCGGAGCAGGGCGTCAGCCTGAACACCGTGCGCCGGGCGGTCGACCTGCTGGTGCAGGACGGGCTGGTCTACCGGCGGCAGGGCTCCGGGATGTACATCGCGAGCGCCGAGACCGGTCCGCTGATCGGCGTCGCCGTGCCCTCGATGACCTACTACTACCCCCGCATCATCGTCGGGATCGAGCGGGAACTGGCCAGGCACGGCGCGCAGTTGCTGTTGCGGAGTACGGAGTGGGACTCGGCCGAGGAGCGGCTGGCGATCGACGGGCTGATCGCGGCCGGCGTGGCCGGCCTGATCCTGGCGCCCGACGGACCGGCCGGGCTCGCGGAGCTCGAGGACCTGGAACTGCCGATCGTCCTGGTCGAGCGCGGCCTGGAGGATCCCGCGACGCTGCACGAGTTCGTCGGCTCGAACCACGCCGCGGGAGCCCGCGCGGCTCTCAAGCATCTCCGCGAGCTGGGGCATACCCGAATCGCCTATCTCGAACGCAGCAGCCCGCACACCGCGCCTCAGCTCAGGGCCGGTCTCGGCGACGTTCCCGTGCTGAGCGAGACGCGCGATCGCTGGACGAGCGCCGGCGCCGACGAGTTCCTCGACCGGATTCTGCGTGACCGGGTGACGGCGGTGCTCTGCTTCGCCGACCGTGAGGCGACGCTGCTGCTGAACGCGGCGCTGGCCCGCGGCATCGGCGTACCGGGGGAGCTGTCGGTGATCAGCTACGACGACGAGGTCGCCGACCTGTCCGAAGTGCCGCTGACCGCCATTTCACCGGCGAAGCTGGAGGTCGGGCGCGTTGCGGTGGAGCTGCTGCGGGCCCGCCTGGCCGACCCGGACTCACCCCGGCGGCAGCAGTCGCTCGTGCCGCGACTGGTGGTCCGGGAGTCGACCGGTCCGGTCAGCCGCTGA
- a CDS encoding dihydrofolate reductase family protein, translated as MAKVLYSVTMSLDGFIAGPGGDMGWMTAYLGPNPEMTSLVDRIGSLLVGRRTYDGDDPNKGGEGEGEAFGGGWDGPQYVLTHRVPAGAPANEFFMDDFASALASAKAAAGDKYVNVLGADVARQCLEAGELDEVLTLVAPVLLGDGTRLFDHPGGRQVGLERLSVTSAPMATNLWFRVLPGLSG; from the coding sequence ATGGCGAAGGTGCTCTATTCGGTGACGATGTCGCTGGACGGTTTCATCGCGGGTCCCGGCGGCGACATGGGCTGGATGACCGCGTACCTCGGCCCCAATCCGGAGATGACCAGCCTGGTCGACCGGATCGGGTCGCTGCTGGTCGGTCGGCGGACCTACGACGGCGACGACCCGAACAAGGGCGGCGAAGGCGAGGGCGAGGCGTTCGGCGGCGGTTGGGACGGTCCGCAGTACGTGCTCACCCATCGGGTGCCGGCCGGCGCGCCCGCGAACGAGTTCTTCATGGACGACTTCGCGAGCGCGCTGGCGAGCGCGAAGGCGGCGGCCGGGGACAAGTACGTGAACGTGCTCGGCGCCGACGTCGCCCGGCAGTGCCTGGAGGCGGGTGAACTGGACGAGGTGCTCACGCTGGTCGCGCCGGTCCTGCTGGGCGACGGCACCCGTTTGTTCGACCATCCCGGCGGCCGCCAGGTCGGTCTCGAACGGCTGAGCGTGACTTCGGCGCCGATGGCAACGAATCTGTGGTTCAGGGTGCTCCCGGGTCTCAGCGGCTGA
- a CDS encoding polysaccharide lyase 6 family protein has product MDRRTFLTSTALTSTALGIGLATSTPGLAGASPGRAPALTRARAVRATSLDQLRQAIAAARPGGTVVLANGTYAVPAGRPIAIQGKNGSSGASIVVQAESVGGVTLTGTQGFTFADSSWVTVSGFRFRQSSMIDLATSCHHLRLSRNDFQLADVSGVNWLMVRAEYSKVDRNHFHGKSTLGVFLCVEGPGTSGMSRGVHILRNHFSDHSFTGSNGGEPIRLGLSGRSLSEAGAIVEQNLFERANGDPEAISVKSSGNTIRDNTVRDSLGGIVLRHGSRSRVEGNFVLSGSNGIRIYGNDHLVVNNYVEKVSGAGIVLGSGSVRDDKPGDSPESRRGNDAPDRVTIALNTVLSCGTAIAGETMRTLPPLGCTIADNLLVGDSGRQLVEMPYQQGISWSGNLLWGAAGNGNLPASGFSRKDPLLAAGADGVRRLTAGSPAINAASRTYPTVARDVDGHPRSGKADVGADEYSTATPANRPLTSAEVGPKAP; this is encoded by the coding sequence ATGGACCGAAGGACCTTTCTGACCAGCACTGCTCTGACCAGTACCGCGCTCGGCATCGGTCTCGCCACCTCGACGCCAGGCCTCGCCGGGGCGTCGCCCGGCCGGGCGCCGGCCCTGACCCGAGCGCGCGCCGTCCGGGCGACGAGTCTCGACCAGTTGCGGCAGGCCATCGCCGCCGCGCGGCCCGGGGGCACGGTGGTGCTGGCCAACGGCACGTACGCCGTACCGGCTGGGCGGCCGATCGCGATCCAGGGCAAGAACGGCAGCTCGGGCGCCTCGATCGTGGTGCAGGCCGAGTCGGTCGGCGGCGTGACGCTGACCGGGACCCAGGGCTTCACCTTCGCGGACTCGTCCTGGGTGACGGTCAGCGGGTTCCGGTTCCGGCAGAGCTCGATGATCGACCTGGCGACCAGCTGCCACCATCTGCGCCTGAGCCGCAACGACTTCCAGCTGGCCGATGTCAGCGGGGTGAACTGGCTGATGGTCCGGGCCGAGTACTCGAAGGTGGATCGCAACCACTTCCACGGCAAGTCGACGCTGGGGGTCTTCCTGTGCGTCGAAGGACCGGGGACCTCCGGGATGTCGCGCGGGGTGCACATCCTGCGCAACCACTTCTCCGACCACTCGTTCACCGGCAGCAACGGTGGTGAGCCGATCCGGCTCGGGCTGAGCGGCCGGTCGCTGAGCGAGGCCGGCGCGATCGTCGAGCAGAACCTGTTCGAGCGGGCCAACGGCGATCCGGAGGCGATCTCGGTCAAGTCGTCCGGCAACACGATCCGGGACAACACCGTCCGCGACAGTCTCGGCGGGATCGTCCTGCGGCACGGCAGCCGGTCACGGGTCGAGGGCAACTTCGTGCTCTCGGGCAGCAACGGGATCCGGATCTACGGCAACGACCACCTGGTGGTGAACAACTACGTGGAGAAGGTGAGCGGCGCCGGGATCGTGCTCGGCAGCGGGTCGGTGCGCGACGACAAACCGGGTGACTCGCCGGAGAGCCGGCGTGGGAACGACGCTCCGGACCGGGTCACGATCGCGCTCAACACCGTACTGTCCTGCGGTACCGCGATCGCCGGCGAGACGATGCGCACGCTGCCGCCGCTGGGATGCACGATCGCCGACAACCTCCTGGTGGGTGACTCGGGACGGCAACTGGTCGAAATGCCTTATCAGCAAGGCATCTCGTGGTCGGGAAACCTGCTGTGGGGCGCGGCCGGGAACGGGAACCTCCCGGCCTCCGGGTTCTCGCGGAAGGATCCGTTGCTGGCTGCCGGGGCCGACGGAGTACGGCGGCTGACGGCCGGGAGTCCGGCGATCAACGCTGCCAGCCGGACGTATCCGACGGTCGCTCGCGACGTGGACGGGCATCCTCGGTCGGGGAAGGCGGACGTGGGGGCTGATGAGTACAGCACCGCGACTCCTGCCAACCGGCCGCTGACGTCGGCAGAGGTGGGGCCCAAAGCTCCCTGA
- a CDS encoding RNA polymerase sigma factor, producing MAVSTDRALWSRAAEGDAEAFARLYDRHARAIYNFLYRRTASWSDAEDLTSAVFLHAWRRRGDIVLDRESALPWLLRTADYTVRNEWRSKARYRRALTAARLLISDERDHADDVAGRLDDDARIEQARTSLRRLPRQEREIVELCIWAGLDQQAAAIALNIPLGTVKSRLSRARKHLRELNLVPPVEAKP from the coding sequence ATGGCAGTGAGTACCGATCGCGCGTTGTGGTCCCGCGCCGCCGAGGGTGACGCGGAGGCTTTCGCGCGGCTCTACGACCGGCACGCCCGGGCGATCTACAACTTCCTCTACCGCCGGACCGCGTCCTGGAGCGACGCCGAGGATCTTACCTCGGCGGTCTTCCTGCACGCCTGGCGACGGCGGGGCGACATTGTGCTGGACCGGGAGTCGGCGCTTCCCTGGCTGCTCCGGACAGCCGACTACACGGTCCGCAACGAGTGGCGCTCCAAGGCGCGGTACCGGCGGGCCCTGACCGCCGCTCGGCTCCTGATCAGCGACGAACGGGACCATGCCGACGACGTCGCCGGGCGGCTGGACGACGACGCGCGGATCGAGCAGGCCCGTACATCGCTGCGGCGCCTGCCCAGACAAGAACGCGAGATCGTCGAACTCTGCATCTGGGCCGGTCTGGATCAACAGGCGGCCGCGATCGCGCTGAACATTCCGCTCGGCACGGTCAAGTCGCGCCTGTCGCGTGCCCGCAAACATTTACGCGAGCTCAATCTCGTACCACCCGTGGAGGCCAAGCCATGA